The proteins below come from a single Mucilaginibacter mali genomic window:
- a CDS encoding ParA family protein, with the protein MGKIIALANQKGGVGKTTSSINLAASLAVLDYKTLLVDADPQANSTSGIGYDPRTIKDSIYECIINQTDPHVAIQHTETPNLDLLPAHIDLVGAEIEMINLTDREYKMKAVLDKVIDEYDFIIIDCSPSLGLITINALTAANSVIVPVQCEYFALEGLGKLLNTIKIVQNRLNTNLDIEGILLTMYDVRLRLSNQVVEEVRSHFEDLVFDTIIQRNTRLSEAPSFGMSVIMHDANCKGAINYLNLAREIIRKNGLMTTEETASTATV; encoded by the coding sequence ATGGGTAAAATAATTGCTTTGGCTAACCAAAAAGGCGGTGTTGGCAAAACCACTTCATCTATAAATCTTGCTGCAAGCCTTGCCGTACTCGATTATAAAACATTGTTGGTGGATGCAGATCCGCAGGCTAACTCTACCTCGGGTATCGGTTACGATCCGCGTACCATAAAGGATAGCATTTACGAATGTATTATTAACCAAACCGATCCGCACGTAGCTATCCAACATACCGAAACACCTAACCTTGATCTGCTGCCCGCGCATATCGATCTGGTAGGTGCCGAGATAGAAATGATCAACCTTACCGACCGCGAGTACAAAATGAAAGCCGTGCTGGATAAGGTGATCGATGAGTACGATTTTATTATTATCGATTGTTCGCCGTCGCTGGGTTTAATTACCATCAACGCGCTTACAGCGGCCAACTCGGTTATCGTACCTGTACAGTGCGAGTACTTCGCTTTGGAAGGTTTAGGTAAATTGTTAAACACCATTAAGATCGTCCAAAACCGTTTAAATACCAATCTTGATATCGAGGGTATTTTATTAACTATGTACGACGTACGTTTGCGCCTGAGCAACCAGGTAGTTGAAGAAGTACGCTCGCACTTTGAAGACCTGGTGTTTGATACCATTATACAGCGCAATACCCGCTTAAGCGAGGCGCCAAGCTTTGGCATGTCGGTAATTATGCACGATGCCAACTGCAAGGGCGCTATCAATTATTTGAACCTGGCACGCGAGATCATCCGCAAAAACGGACTAATGACAACCGAAGAAACCGCCAGCACAGCAACCGTTTAA
- a CDS encoding NADPH-dependent FMN reductase produces the protein MVTIIASTNRPNSSTLKLAQYYQRRLASKGLETNLLSLMDLPETLIGTDLYGKRSEAFRPIQELVTNTDKFLFVIPEYNGSFPGVLKTFIDACDFPASFYEKKAALVGLSSGKYGNIRGIEHFNGVCGYVHLHVMPLRIHIANIRQELDMDGNLFLADTVKFTDEQMDKFIAY, from the coding sequence ATGGTTACTATCATCGCATCAACAAACCGCCCGAATAGTTCAACGCTTAAACTGGCGCAATATTACCAGCGCAGGCTGGCTTCAAAAGGTTTAGAAACTAATTTATTATCGCTGATGGATCTGCCGGAAACCCTGATCGGCACCGATCTGTACGGTAAGCGCAGCGAAGCTTTCAGGCCGATACAGGAACTGGTTACAAATACCGATAAGTTCCTTTTTGTAATACCTGAATATAACGGCAGTTTCCCCGGCGTATTAAAAACCTTTATAGACGCCTGTGATTTCCCGGCCAGTTTTTATGAGAAGAAGGCCGCCCTGGTTGGCCTGTCCTCAGGCAAGTATGGCAATATTCGCGGTATCGAACATTTTAACGGCGTTTGCGGTTATGTGCACCTGCATGTAATGCCGCTGCGTATCCATATAGCCAACATCCGCCAGGAACTGGATATGGATGGTAACCTATTTTTGGCCGATACCGTTAAATTTACCGATGAACAGATGGATAAGTTTATAGCTTATTAA